Within Salvelinus sp. IW2-2015 unplaced genomic scaffold, ASM291031v2 Un_scaffold16391, whole genome shotgun sequence, the genomic segment GTGTCGTTAACAGTATACTGTAGCGTCCTCCATTGTCCCTGTTTCATACCGGTCTCCATCTAGTCAACCTCTGCTCGCCTTCCTCGCCATATCACACCCTTTCCTGTGGAACCTGTTACCATGACTACGTATTGTTAACATGGTTCAGTGCGTCAACTTtcccaccccaacacacacccaaGACAAAACAGCACACACTCATGTGACCctgtgtacgcgtgtgtgtgttccaggtgagGTAAGCCAGCTGACGGCGGAGTGTCATACCATTTCAGAYGAGTGTCAGGCCCTGAAGGACGAAAACAAACAGCTGAGCCACAAActgcagcagctgcagcagcagcGAGCCGGGTGAGTGGCCGAGCCGCCAGTCGATCAAGCTGCCGACCAATCAGTCACAGCCTCTCTATGTCTGGAGACCCTCACATTGCTCTACAAACCTACCGTCTGTTTATTGTCTGCAGATCATCTATCATAACTTTTTGTCTGGGGTCTGATGTGTCAGTAACAAGCTGTCAGTCCACAGATAAGACAAGATCACACAGGTAAACGTAAGAGTCTTTTTATAGCCTTCTGTATGGTTAAAGCCTTtgtctcttccatctctctctgtgtccccaaGAAATGTCTTCCTTGgtcgtctgtgtgtgtctggatgtGTGAGAGTGTGATCTCGTTCCTACAGTACACACCCTGTAACATAACTAGGAGAcctatgtgtgtatttgtgtatgtgtgtgtgtgtgtgtgtctgtgagcgtgCATGTGTTACAGGTCCCAGTTTTGGGACTGGTGCAGCAGATAATAGTTCCTTTACAGGAACTAACGTCCTGCGGCTGATAGTGGCACGTCAAAGAGCTCAATACTCTGGTAGTACTCTATGTACTCAGTGAGTACTGCATTCTTACATAACATGCTTGACACAGTTCCCTATAAACCctccactctctgctctctggtgTCACCACTCTGATCAAAGGTGATACAGAGACACAGGAGAACATCTCCATTTGAGCTCCATGTAAACAGACCTGATATTGAGGTggctatactgtatatagcagGCTGCAATAGCACAGCAGAGCACTGTGGGAAATTAAATCAATGATCTTACTGTAAGAGCATACTTAGGCCTGGTTTCATTTCATCCCCTAGACCCTAGCCCCTCTTGTcccctttgaagtgattgtttaaTGTGGGTGAGGCCTTAGGAAACGACGTTGTCTAATTCTAGGATGCATAGACTAGTAAGGATGCAGCCTGTGTATGTAAGGGTTCTGTATCCTGACATAAGTCATTtcctgtttttgaaagataatTTGTGTCTTTTCATTGTGAGTTCTGGGTTTGTGGCAACTTCGTATTAGGAAGGAAATTTCATTGAATTCATTCTCAAGTCCGTCTTCCAACCCAGATCTACTCAAATGAAATACACGACACACTTATCCAATGTTAGCTCCGGAGAAAGAATCTCAGACTTATTGGCAGAAGTAGTGACTCATGTTTTCCCAGAATGAAAGAGAGCTGTGGTTGGTCCTTCACGGTATTGCACTGTAATACATCACACTGAATACAGTAGTTACTTCAATGCACTCTAGTCTTGTACACTGATAGTGCTCATCAATTTTTAAGCTTCAATTATTTATGTTCACTCTACCGATTCACAGAATGTATGGGTGTGTTTTAGCAAAGTACTCTGTAGTGTAATGGGGTGATCTGACCATATAAGCTGTTATGTCATGAATGTTTAAACTCTGGGAGAGTTGTGGTTGGCCCAGGGGACAGAGTTAAATCTGTTTAAACTCTGTGAGAGTTATTGTTGGCCCACAATATAATTTTCTCCCACTGAATAAATGTTGCTGAGAGGTAATGAGGTGAGTACTGCACTGCGGATTTCAACAACACCACAGCAaaggcacacgcacgcacgcacccgcgcgcacacacacacacagatgaatgaTGCTTATAAATTGCTAACACATTGAATGATCTCTCTGGATGACAGCTCCAATGATGTCTACCTGGCCTTGAGAGGGGAGGGGGACGAAGACCAGAAGGATGAGGGTGTTGGGCAGGATGAGGAATCAGTGAAAGCTGGAGGCTACATGACCCTGTCCCAGACCCACGGTGKGCAGACCCAGACTGGGCAAGGTGGGCGCTTGGTGGATGCATCCATCCAGAAGAACATCTCGTTTGATGGCAAGCCCATCACCAATTGGAACGGGGGACCCACTGAAGTCTTCTCCCTACGAGACCAACTCAAACTGGCTGAGGAGAGGGCCTCGCAAGTACAGAGACAAGtatggacacagacacatacaagtCTTATAAAACAGAGTAAGCCAATGTGATAATGAAaatgctgtctctttctctctctctctctctctctctctctctctctctctttctcctcctcctctatctctctctcctctctctctctctcttctctcgctctctctctctctctctctctctctctctctctccctccctcccagtgtGAAGGGTTGAAGGGGGAGCTTACGGAACTTCAGGGGCTGTTTGACTGCAGCCAGAAGGAGAGGGTTGAGCTGGAGCAGGAACTGCATCACTGCAGGGTGGAGCTAGAGAGGCTGGGCGGCAGGAAGTCACAGGTGAGAGGTCAGCGGTTGGAGGGAGGTAACTTTGGTAACGATGGCCTCTTCTGTGTATGAGTTGGTGAAAACAAGTGTTCCTATAAGGGGACAATCACTACACATGTGTTATAAGAAGGGTTATGGTGGTGAAGGAGCTAGTTATGAGGTAAGTAGAAGGGAACGAGaagacaactatacacaaacacacctgtaTTTACAGTACACTTGAGTAACTGTGCACTAACTAACCCATTGTCCTCAAGCatcaagtctgtctgtctgcctgtattgTGTGCATGTGGGTCAGTAACAACAGCTCAGTCAAACAGCTATGTCTCATGGAATCGTGACTTGTCTCTCGTCCTCTTTCTACCTCcagtcctctctctgcctccagtgGTGTAGTCAGTTATTTTTGTGTCCTCGACTTTGGTCCCTGGCTTCTTCTGCCCTCAACATGCATTGCTTCAATGGCGGTGTGTTTCTGCGTCCTGTCgccctgtccagtgtctgtccCCGTGTCCACCTAAACAATCCAGTTCctatcctctttctcttcctcttcctttctGATGCCATCAAAACCAGGAAGTGCTGAATCAGAGTTTTGTTGAAAACTGAATAACAAAAAGGACAAATCAACCCACATGTTATTATAGTGTACAAATGTGCGCTTATAAGCAAGCCACTCTACCCTTGATGATTTGATTGGGTGTACGTGGTCTCCTTATCAAGGATTTGGACATAGACCATCCAGCCTGAATACCACAGCAGTTCATGTCACTCACCTGTCCTCCATAGTTGTAGTTTCTCTTGTGACGaaacccccccacccacactgCTGGGCTGCCTACAACTCCCAGGGttctctctgtctgagtgaccGTTTGAGTGACAGGCAGCACTTTTCAGTGTTGGCAGAGATCTTTAAATGACAAGATGGAACCATTACACAAGTTGTTCATCTGGTCTTTAACCATCTTTGATGTGCTCTAATGCCATGCTCTTTCtgtttctccccctcccttcatcgttgccatggctgtgttttGTTGAAAACTCATATTTCTAAACGTATTCACATTCATATTGTCAAATCTGTCTACCATAACCACCCTTCAAAACGTTGCGCAATATGGTTTTTATTATCAATCTGCCTGTCTCTTTATTTCTttcgttctccctctctgtcactcaccCTCTCTGTCCTTGTCTATTGGTCTCTCTACCTGTCTATCTGCCTGTCATCTCATTTATCTACCTCTCAATCACCTCatgatgttttatttacatatctGTTGTCTCTTCATCTATCTCTCCATATGTAATTCTTTCACTTTTGTCTCCCTTTATTATGATTTGTGATTTCTctcaccacctccctcctcctctctcatgcccACATGATCCCTTGTTTTCTCCCCAGAACTGCACTCCTCCGTCTGAGCCCCCTGTTCTCTCCATCCCCTTCATAGGAATGATTGTAATAATGGCCCTGATATggtgctggtgggaggagctggcGTCCTAGAGGGGACCAGGTATGGGCATGCCCTTTCTTTATCTAGAAGAATCAAATATAGTMAACTCTTATTCCCTCTAAGAGAGGCTGAATATCTGTTGTAGATGCAGATTGTTCAGCCTCTGGCTGTGGSTGTGCCTGAATRTAGAATactgcacacacagaaatacTGTAGATAGCGAATGTATAGGGCCAGTACATATGGTTCCTGTTAGTAGTTAAATGTTATTAGAGTTCGTAGTTCAAAGTTCTGACAGTGATCTGATCTGTTGTGGAAGGGTACCTTATTCCACTGACATAAAGACTCGGATTCAAGCATAAGCGTGTGCTGGAAAGACCAGCTATTACAGTGGAGTAGACCCATGTCTTACAATGTAAGTTGTCCCTCTAAGAATCACGTTTCCCTTGATCTGTCAATCAAACTAAAGCTGTTTTAGGAACGCAATCTCTATGGTGAACAATAAACATCCAAAGCCACTTGAACACCAAATGGGCTAGAACCAAAACGTTAATAGAGGGTGGCGAAAAGACTTTACGGATATCAGCGACTTGGCTCCCGTTGGGTTAAACTGGCTGAAAATGTACCGTGTGGTCTGTTTTGTTCCTCTGAAGGTGGGCCGTCAACCTTAGAGTTAGCGGAGTCACTGAGGCAGACAGTCCAATAACTCAGTTTCACCCAGCAGTCTCCAAATGCACCATTCACTGTGTTTACTATGACTCTACTGAATGGAATGGCTCCGATTGTAAGAATACTAAGAACTTGGCTTGGAACAGCCAAGCAGCCGCCACACTTGAAAAGCTGTGAGTAAGAGAGaaatgaaaaggagagagaagaaagagacttTCACACTTGCTTGCCTGTTCCTCTGATGTTTTCGTCCGAGAAAGGTGGCTTTTTTTTGAGTGGTCCGTCACACTTAGCCGAGAGAAACACAGTGACACGCGGCTCCTTTCATGTCTCCATTGGGACTGTGCCGAGATTACCGCTAGAGCCAAGATGGATGACACAGCGCTAATGTCAACACCCACCGCTCCTGCCTGACCTCCACAGGTGGGACAGCAGCCAGGAAGCCAGGGAACTGAGGTTTAGAAAAaccttctctccctccaaccTCCAGCCAGCTGAATGCTGTGTTGTGGTCAGCCTGCAGTGAGGCATAGCCCTTtctgcacctctctctcttgTATGGCCCCTGACAGATTTAGCCGACAGGGGTCTTGGGACATTTAGAATGAGGTTTGGCTATTTACCTTGGGACATTTAGAATGAGGTTTGGCAATTTACCTTGGGATATTTAGAATGAGGTTTGGCTATTTACCTTGTGACATTTARAATGAGGTATGGCTATTTACCTTGGGACATTTAGAATGAGGTATGGCTATTTACCTTGGGACATTTAGAATGAGGTATGGCTCTTTACCTTGGGACATTTAGCCTGAGTTGGAGTGTTTGTCTTTTATTGTAGTGAGTGAGGGTTCAGAAGCTTTAATGAGAGTGTCAGGCGTCCATTTTAGGATGACATGGccacaagttgtgtgtgtgtgtatatgtgtgtgtgtgtgtgtcggcgaGAAGCTGTcagtacactacaccacactcaGGGGGGATCCTCTTACTGGGCTCCAGGGTGACATCACTGCtaaaacttctctctctctctctctctctctctctctctctctctctctctctctctctgcagctaaCAACACCACTcaagtcttctctcttctcacatAGGAGTGTGTAGGTTGGTTGTGTGGGTCTGTATCCCAATTGAGCTGTAAATTATTGGGCTGTAAGGCACAAAATAGTCCTTTGTCCAACATGTGTGTTGAGGAAATGGATGTGTCCAAAGTGTATGCAAAGCGAAGTGGTTGTTTGAGCTACTCTGACCAAACTCGAGGAGCTGGTACGGTATGTGTGTTAAAACTTGAGCTGTCCTTATTGTGAATGAATAACCTCTGTGACCTTTGaaccctgtcctctgtcctcttgcCACCAGGAGRGCGAGGGAGGCTGGAACCTGGTGGCGGTGGTTGCCGTGGCAGTGCTTGTAGTCCTGATAGTCCCCAGCCTTTCCAGAGCGTTTACCTGAGGACTACACAGAACGGAAGTCACTGTACAGGAA encodes:
- the LOC112080587 gene encoding coiled-coil domain-containing protein 136, whose amino-acid sequence is MDGLRLPPVIEEVMDPADDICDLKVERPGIVDKLTAKERESLEENDEKEEKEKEVELGNGEKGQQEEQGEEKEVKVEEEEEEEEVEGGMLEEEDLEELRSQVLQLVLELEEAREVSQQHEESFMELQGLLEDERLASAHQAESFTRQIQRLQGRXARKRVCAHTNMHPSAHTIIHNLQAGEEAAAERENDIASLQEELCRLRAELQRLRXTAQEYELEITTLRAEISMKSMRREGETDGEVSQLTAECHTISDECQALKDENKQLSHKLQQLQQQRAGSSIITFCLGSDVSVTSCQSTDKTRSHSSNDVYLALRGEGDEDQKDEGVGQDEESVKAGGYMTLSQTHGXQTQTGQGGRLVDASIQKNISFDGKPITNWNGGPTEVFSLRDQLKLAEERASQVQRQCEGLKGELTELQGLFDCSQKERVELEQELHHCRVELERLGGRKSQNCTPPSEPPVLSIPFIGMIVIMALIWCWWEELAS